From Alienimonas californiensis, a single genomic window includes:
- a CDS encoding outer membrane protein assembly factor BamB family protein: MLVASPLVALLLLAPGADPEAAWPRFRGPDGRAVAPAAAPPLSWNGETGENVRWNVELPGPGASSPIVVGDAVFVTCYTGYGTDGREPGDVNDLVRHLIRLNLADGKIVWQADVPSTATEDPYRGFISEHGYATSTPCTNGERVFVHFGKTGVLAFDLDGKELWRKNVGTDSGPRGWGSGASPMLVDVTGEDGEPRTLLIVNACEEAQALIALDPADGGEVWRASAGSLTQSWATPIVRTSPSNAAFPNRQELLFPIPDELWALNPATGGLLWYAEIPVDGSACTSPVAAEDGDRVYVVGGRQGGGAAVTLGTATGGDAAADDAVAWTTREGSYVPSPILIDVNGEDDGGERLFWLSDKGLAINLNAETGESIFKERLPEEGLTPVEGRRGRGGVSLYASPALIGSGAEARIVATTRAGDTFVITPADTLQIERVNPLGPAAGRCNASPAVTDDSLILRTDRGVWRLAEAAK; this comes from the coding sequence ATGCTCGTCGCCTCGCCCCTCGTCGCCCTGTTGCTGCTTGCTCCCGGGGCGGACCCGGAGGCCGCGTGGCCCCGCTTTCGCGGCCCCGACGGGCGGGCCGTCGCCCCCGCCGCCGCCCCGCCGCTGAGTTGGAACGGCGAGACCGGGGAGAACGTGCGGTGGAACGTCGAACTGCCTGGCCCCGGCGCCAGCAGCCCGATCGTCGTCGGCGACGCCGTCTTCGTCACCTGCTACACCGGCTACGGCACGGACGGACGGGAACCGGGCGACGTGAACGATCTCGTCCGTCACCTGATCCGCCTGAACCTGGCCGACGGCAAGATCGTCTGGCAGGCGGACGTGCCCAGCACGGCGACGGAGGATCCCTACCGCGGCTTCATCTCCGAGCACGGCTACGCCACGAGCACCCCCTGCACCAACGGCGAACGGGTCTTCGTCCACTTCGGCAAGACCGGCGTGCTGGCCTTCGATCTGGACGGCAAGGAGCTGTGGCGGAAGAACGTCGGCACCGACAGCGGCCCCCGCGGCTGGGGCTCCGGCGCCAGCCCGATGCTGGTGGACGTCACGGGCGAAGACGGCGAGCCCCGCACGCTCCTGATCGTCAACGCCTGCGAGGAGGCTCAGGCCCTCATCGCCCTCGACCCCGCCGACGGCGGCGAAGTCTGGCGGGCGAGCGCCGGGAGCCTGACCCAGAGCTGGGCCACGCCGATCGTCCGCACCTCGCCCTCCAACGCGGCCTTCCCGAACCGGCAGGAACTGCTGTTCCCGATCCCCGACGAACTGTGGGCCCTCAACCCGGCCACCGGCGGCCTGCTGTGGTACGCGGAGATCCCCGTGGACGGCTCCGCCTGCACCAGCCCCGTCGCCGCGGAGGACGGCGACCGGGTCTACGTCGTCGGCGGCCGGCAGGGCGGCGGGGCCGCGGTGACGCTCGGCACGGCGACCGGCGGCGACGCCGCCGCGGACGACGCCGTCGCCTGGACCACCCGCGAAGGCTCCTATGTCCCCAGCCCCATCCTGATCGACGTGAACGGCGAGGACGACGGCGGCGAGCGGTTGTTCTGGCTCAGCGATAAGGGCCTCGCCATCAACCTGAACGCCGAAACCGGCGAGTCGATCTTCAAGGAACGCCTGCCGGAAGAGGGCCTGACCCCCGTCGAGGGCCGTCGCGGCCGCGGCGGCGTCAGCCTGTACGCCAGCCCGGCGCTGATCGGCTCCGGCGCCGAGGCCCGCATCGTGGCGACCACCCGGGCCGGCGACACCTTCGTCATCACGCCGGCGGACACGTTGCAAATCGAGCGGGTGAACCCCCTCGGCCCGGCCGCCGGCCGCTGCAACGCCAGCCCCGCCGTGACCGACGACTCCCTCATCCTCCGCACCGACCGCGGCGTCTGGCGCCTCGCCGAGGCGGCGAAGTAG